In the Trueperaceae bacterium genome, one interval contains:
- the modA gene encoding molybdate ABC transporter substrate-binding protein, whose translation MRNLLIVSCLMALINLVSAANITVFAASSLTEAFSTVAAVFETQHPGTNVTLNFSGSSILSSQLLQGAPADVFASADETQMTRIIDAGLTITIPKVFALNLLSIITPVHSNLVSPKDLQAESGILLVLATPEVPAGRYARQLLTRLEKIYGVGFSQKVLSNLVSEEISVRQAAAKVMLDEADVTIVYRSDLHNLQGVKQLPIPEGLSPVARFPIALLSNGRNPELAIKFIDFVLSSPGQNIISQYGFISP comes from the coding sequence ATGCGAAACCTACTAATAGTTTCTTGCCTTATGGCCTTAATTAATTTGGTGTCTGCTGCTAATATTACGGTTTTTGCAGCGTCTAGTCTGACCGAGGCATTCAGTACCGTTGCTGCAGTCTTTGAAACGCAGCACCCGGGTACAAATGTGACGTTGAATTTTTCTGGTTCATCTATTCTGAGCTCTCAATTACTACAAGGAGCACCTGCAGACGTGTTTGCTAGTGCGGATGAAACACAAATGACAAGGATTATAGATGCAGGACTAACCATAACCATCCCAAAGGTCTTTGCCCTTAATCTGCTCAGCATAATTACTCCGGTTCATTCTAACCTCGTCAGCCCCAAAGACCTCCAGGCAGAATCTGGAATCCTACTTGTACTGGCAACGCCAGAAGTACCAGCGGGCCGGTACGCCCGCCAACTTCTAACTAGGCTTGAAAAGATATATGGCGTAGGATTTTCTCAAAAGGTGTTAAGCAACCTCGTCTCAGAAGAGATTAGCGTTCGACAAGCTGCCGCAAAGGTAATGCTGGACGAAGCCGACGTAACGATCGTATATCGAAGTGACCTACACAACCTTCAAGGCGTGAAGCAACTCCCTATACCGGAAGGGTTATCTCCAGTAGCTCGCTTTCCAATCGCCCTTCTTTCCAACGGTAGAAACCCTGAACTCGCGATCAAATTCATCGATTTCGTATTATCAAGTCCGGGTCAGAATATAATTTCACAATACGGATTCATTTCCCCGTGA
- the modB gene encoding molybdate ABC transporter permease subunit, protein MKVFLPRGLVLAAGSVLIVLLVLPVLVLVLRALTPDFLSSLLNPTVTQALRLSLITTGISLLVTITLGTPVSYLLAHYKFPGRRFLEALLDIPLVLPPVVAGVGLLLVFGRRGLIGRPLDELGMSLAFTSVAVVLAQIFVASPLFIRAMKAGFSVQSHQLEAAAITLHASRWRTFWRVTLPLSWPSFVEGCILMWTRALGEFGATIVVAGSLAGRTRTTPLAIYAALEKDLDVALTLSALLAIAAFTLLLLVRRLTERQEA, encoded by the coding sequence GTGAAAGTATTTCTCCCTCGGGGCCTAGTTTTAGCTGCTGGTAGTGTTTTAATTGTACTTTTAGTGTTGCCGGTGTTGGTCCTTGTATTACGTGCACTCACGCCGGACTTCCTATCTTCCCTATTAAACCCCACGGTTACCCAGGCACTTCGTTTAAGCCTAATTACCACAGGAATAAGTTTATTAGTCACTATCACTCTCGGTACCCCGGTCTCCTACCTGTTAGCGCACTACAAATTCCCTGGGCGCCGCTTCCTAGAAGCTCTGCTAGACATACCCTTAGTTCTACCACCAGTGGTCGCAGGCGTGGGCCTACTTTTAGTTTTTGGTAGGCGCGGATTAATCGGCCGACCTCTGGATGAACTAGGAATGTCTTTGGCATTTACCAGCGTGGCAGTGGTATTAGCGCAAATTTTTGTCGCCAGCCCCCTGTTCATCCGTGCTATGAAAGCAGGATTCAGTGTTCAGTCTCATCAACTCGAAGCTGCTGCTATAACTCTCCATGCCAGCCGCTGGCGCACCTTTTGGCGAGTAACTCTACCTCTCAGCTGGCCTAGTTTTGTCGAAGGCTGTATCCTAATGTGGACACGAGCTCTAGGGGAATTTGGCGCTACGATCGTAGTCGCTGGAAGTCTTGCTGGCCGAACTAGGACCACACCACTAGCCATATATGCAGCGTTAGAAAAAGACCTTGATGTGGCACTAACCCTGTCAGCTCTCTTAGCCATAGCCGCATTCACGTTACTGCTTTTAGTCCGACGCTTAACTGAACGGCAAGAAGCCTAA
- a CDS encoding transcriptional regulator: MRLTATDIYAFQALGYLATKSRSYWVSSDDISAATGVARPYLVRILATLSAREIIVSKKGTGGGYSLSAEPSTINLKDVVRAIDGPVAPLSCVSLKWHKGCPEAGRCHAQSTVWLRVRDAMLEALGTVTVEDLGVDFRQGINYDLCLEHLLSPKA; encoded by the coding sequence ATGAGGCTTACAGCAACTGACATCTACGCTTTTCAAGCCCTCGGTTATCTCGCCACTAAATCGCGGTCTTACTGGGTTAGCAGTGATGATATTAGTGCCGCAACCGGCGTGGCAAGACCTTACCTCGTACGGATACTTGCAACCCTATCAGCGCGAGAGATTATCGTTTCAAAAAAAGGTACGGGTGGTGGGTATTCTCTCTCCGCTGAACCATCAACAATAAATCTAAAGGACGTGGTCAGAGCGATTGATGGACCTGTCGCACCGTTAAGTTGCGTAAGCCTAAAATGGCATAAGGGCTGCCCAGAGGCTGGTCGTTGTCATGCGCAATCGACTGTCTGGCTCCGGGTACGCGATGCCATGTTAGAGGCCCTTGGCACGGTCACAGTCGAAGACTTGGGTGTTGACTTCCGGCAAGGCATAAACTACGACCTGTGTCTCGAACATCTTCTAAGCCCCAAAGCATAA
- the aroF gene encoding 3-deoxy-7-phosphoheptulonate synthase, which translates to MVVVMKKQAPLESIDHVLSEIKSLGFTPHLSKGESRTVIGAIGPAPTHNVRERLRAFRDVEMVVPITQPFKLASREFRSEDSFVKIGNVKTGNGHFVVAAGPCGVESREQLEKAANIALSNGARVLRGGAFKPRTSPYSFQGLGKVGLELLAEAKESTGLPIVTEVTAPELVESVAEKADMMQVGARNTQNFALLAEVGASGKPVLFKRGISTSISEYLQAAEYILSQGNPNVVLCERGIRTFETSTRFTLDVSAVPVLKELSHLPVWVDPSHAAGKRSLVPSLALAGTAAGADGLIIEVHADPESAKSDAAQQLDNSEFHDLMERVSAIVKALGKSL; encoded by the coding sequence ATGGTTGTAGTTATGAAAAAACAAGCCCCACTAGAATCGATTGATCACGTCTTAAGTGAGATCAAATCGCTAGGCTTCACCCCGCACCTGAGCAAAGGAGAGTCGAGAACGGTTATCGGAGCAATCGGTCCAGCGCCTACCCATAATGTCCGAGAGAGACTTCGGGCCTTCCGGGACGTCGAGATGGTAGTTCCAATAACCCAACCGTTTAAATTAGCCTCGAGAGAATTCCGATCTGAGGATTCCTTTGTGAAGATTGGGAACGTAAAAACCGGGAACGGACATTTCGTAGTCGCTGCGGGACCTTGTGGAGTAGAAAGCCGCGAACAGCTAGAAAAAGCCGCAAACATAGCACTAAGTAACGGGGCTAGGGTCCTCCGAGGTGGGGCTTTTAAACCAAGAACAAGTCCCTATAGCTTTCAGGGACTTGGCAAAGTTGGTCTTGAACTACTAGCTGAAGCCAAGGAATCCACTGGCCTCCCTATTGTAACGGAAGTAACTGCCCCTGAACTTGTTGAAAGTGTTGCAGAAAAAGCCGATATGATGCAGGTTGGTGCACGGAATACTCAGAACTTTGCCCTGCTGGCTGAAGTAGGTGCCTCAGGAAAACCAGTACTTTTTAAGCGGGGCATCTCGACAAGTATTAGTGAATATCTCCAGGCAGCTGAATACATTTTGTCTCAAGGCAACCCCAACGTAGTTCTTTGTGAAAGAGGGATACGGACCTTCGAAACTTCTACCCGGTTTACACTCGATGTGAGCGCTGTGCCTGTCCTAAAAGAACTCTCCCACCTACCAGTTTGGGTTGACCCTAGTCACGCGGCAGGGAAAAGATCACTGGTACCATCGCTTGCCTTAGCCGGCACTGCTGCTGGGGCCGACGGTTTAATTATCGAAGTGCACGCTGATCCTGAGTCGGCTAAATCGGACGCAGCTCAGCAATTAGACAACTCAGAATTCCACGACCTAATGGAAAGAGTCAGTGCTATTGTGAAAGCCCTAGGTAAAAGTCTGTGA
- a CDS encoding prephenate dehydrogenase, which produces MTKPSPLFGTIVLAGVGLIGGSVGLGIRQRFLAHKVIGFDRDQQTLETAISLGIIDEAHTIPGNWLKHADLVILSSPVRSLVPLGLELANYLKKDCLITDVGSVKEEVVEGLCNLQFVGGHPMAGSERNGVNHADASLLENAVWVLTPTSATNQVALQQIEYFVRHLGAQPLHMDPKKHDRLVASVSHLPYLAAVALTELISNDQDKDLMMLLAAGGFRDLTRVASGNPQMSRDMVVANGTALKQSLHRFATQLQRLSDNLDRPAEFLERATRAKNIRDEIPVVRRSLLPARFEVVLALPDRPGQLALVTQAIGNANVNICDIEVLSIREAGGALRIAFDDHAGMHQGTKALQDAGYEVIIQGES; this is translated from the coding sequence GTGACAAAACCTTCGCCACTGTTTGGAACTATTGTCCTGGCAGGCGTAGGGCTTATAGGTGGATCTGTCGGACTGGGCATACGCCAGCGTTTTCTTGCTCACAAAGTGATTGGTTTTGATAGGGACCAACAGACTCTAGAAACCGCGATAAGCCTAGGCATAATTGATGAGGCACATACGATACCTGGTAATTGGTTAAAACATGCTGATCTGGTAATTTTGTCCTCACCAGTGCGTTCCCTTGTTCCTCTAGGGCTAGAACTAGCTAATTACCTTAAGAAAGACTGTCTAATCACTGATGTCGGAAGCGTAAAGGAAGAAGTGGTTGAGGGCTTATGTAACCTCCAATTCGTTGGCGGCCACCCAATGGCTGGAAGTGAACGCAATGGAGTTAATCATGCTGATGCCTCATTGCTTGAAAACGCTGTTTGGGTATTAACCCCTACTTCAGCGACAAACCAGGTAGCTCTACAACAAATCGAGTACTTTGTTAGGCATCTTGGTGCCCAGCCTCTTCACATGGATCCTAAAAAACACGATCGACTTGTGGCTTCAGTAAGCCATCTCCCTTATCTGGCAGCTGTGGCGTTAACTGAGTTAATTTCAAACGACCAGGATAAAGATCTAATGATGCTTCTAGCAGCTGGCGGATTCCGGGATCTCACCAGAGTGGCCTCCGGTAATCCACAAATGAGTCGTGACATGGTTGTCGCTAACGGTACAGCCTTAAAACAATCATTACATAGGTTCGCTACTCAACTGCAGCGCCTTTCAGACAATCTTGATAGACCCGCTGAATTCCTGGAACGAGCTACACGAGCAAAAAACATTCGGGACGAAATACCGGTGGTACGTCGCAGTTTATTGCCAGCAAGATTCGAGGTGGTACTGGCATTACCAGATAGGCCAGGACAACTTGCCCTAGTAACCCAGGCAATTGGCAACGCAAATGTAAATATTTGTGACATCGAGGTTCTGTCGATTCGCGAGGCAGGAGGTGCGCTCAGAATAGCTTTTGATGATCATGCCGGAATGCACCAAGGCACGAAAGCTCTTCAGGATGCCGGCTACGAGGTAATCATCCAGGGTGAGTCTTAA
- a CDS encoding haloacid dehalogenase: MHEIKSLILDMDGVLWHGETPQPGIDKFFARLNSLDLPFVLATNNAMRVASQYTEKLARFGVDVNPNRILTSSEATASYIEHVHPTVKTVYVVGESGLIRAMETQGFKVIGPEQVRNGEAAEAVVAGLTRNSLTYELLAMGSRLLNEGALFIATNIDATYPTETGPLPGAGAIIAVLEVSSGVSPTVIGKPNPHMFEEALRRLGPAATGAAMVGDRLTTDIAGGNAAGISTILVLSGVSTEEEIETSDIRPTYVFRDITDLGEALAVR; the protein is encoded by the coding sequence ATGCATGAGATCAAAAGCTTAATCTTGGACATGGATGGTGTGCTTTGGCATGGCGAAACGCCGCAACCTGGTATCGATAAGTTTTTCGCTAGGCTTAACTCTCTGGACTTACCGTTCGTTTTGGCCACCAATAATGCCATGAGGGTAGCTAGTCAATATACCGAGAAGCTAGCTAGATTTGGTGTAGATGTTAATCCTAACCGAATACTGACTTCTTCGGAAGCCACCGCTAGTTATATCGAACATGTTCATCCGACAGTGAAAACTGTTTATGTCGTGGGGGAATCTGGACTCATACGTGCTATGGAAACACAAGGATTTAAGGTTATTGGCCCCGAACAAGTCAGAAACGGTGAAGCGGCAGAGGCTGTAGTCGCGGGGCTCACCAGGAACTCTCTTACGTACGAGCTACTTGCTATGGGAAGTCGTTTGCTTAATGAGGGAGCCCTTTTCATAGCCACTAATATTGATGCGACCTACCCTACAGAAACCGGCCCGTTACCAGGTGCTGGTGCTATTATCGCAGTACTAGAAGTTAGTTCCGGTGTTTCCCCCACGGTAATTGGCAAACCTAATCCTCATATGTTCGAAGAAGCTCTTCGTCGTTTAGGTCCTGCGGCAACAGGAGCTGCAATGGTTGGAGACCGCCTGACAACCGATATTGCTGGGGGTAACGCCGCTGGTATATCTACTATCCTGGTGCTTTCCGGCGTTTCCACTGAAGAGGAAATAGAAACGAGTGACATTCGGCCAACTTATGTATTCCGTGACATCACAGATTTAGGGGAAGCCCTAGCCGTTCGTTAA
- the moaA gene encoding GTP 3',8-cyclase MoaA: protein MNTLVDQYGRVVRDLRISITPRCNYRCFYCDPLGEGSLEPQNTVSIKDVANVIEAASNLGLSSVRFTGGEPLLHKGLAKMISHAKHVVGIKDVAITTNASLLARRLPELLEAGLDRVNISLDAVTPEVFNTATQGGDIEQVWRGIEAVERAGLEPVKLNAVIVRDINETEITSLAELTREKPYHVRFIEYMHLNNAEPEAWQNSFISGKEARVMIEQEFGPLSPVTNDPSAPARLFCIPGWSGAIGFINPISEPFCGACSRMRLTSDGKIRPCLMTDREIDAREALNNGNPIKALQDLFLVAAHRKVASGVITPVHRPRTMIAIGG, encoded by the coding sequence GTGAACACACTCGTAGACCAATACGGCCGAGTAGTTCGGGACTTACGTATAAGCATAACTCCTCGATGCAACTACCGTTGCTTCTATTGCGATCCTCTTGGCGAAGGATCCCTGGAACCACAGAACACTGTCTCAATCAAGGACGTTGCTAACGTGATTGAAGCAGCTTCTAACCTTGGACTTAGCTCCGTCCGTTTCACCGGCGGTGAACCTTTGCTACACAAGGGTCTTGCTAAAATGATAAGTCACGCTAAACATGTCGTTGGCATCAAGGACGTTGCCATCACCACAAATGCTAGTCTCCTCGCTCGCCGACTTCCTGAACTCCTGGAAGCCGGCCTAGATAGAGTCAACATCAGCTTAGATGCGGTCACCCCTGAGGTCTTTAACACTGCGACCCAAGGTGGCGACATTGAACAGGTATGGCGTGGAATAGAAGCTGTTGAAAGGGCAGGTCTGGAACCAGTAAAGCTCAACGCAGTGATAGTACGAGACATCAACGAAACAGAAATTACGTCTTTGGCAGAACTTACTCGCGAAAAACCGTATCACGTCCGCTTTATCGAATATATGCATCTCAACAATGCTGAGCCCGAGGCCTGGCAGAACTCCTTCATCTCGGGAAAAGAAGCCCGAGTCATGATTGAACAGGAATTCGGTCCTCTCAGTCCGGTCACAAATGATCCTTCAGCTCCGGCTCGTTTATTTTGCATTCCAGGTTGGTCTGGTGCAATAGGATTTATAAATCCTATAAGTGAACCATTTTGTGGTGCTTGCAGCCGAATGCGCCTCACAAGCGACGGGAAAATACGACCCTGCCTAATGACAGACCGGGAAATAGATGCAAGAGAAGCTCTCAATAATGGTAATCCTATCAAGGCGCTACAAGATTTGTTCCTGGTCGCAGCTCATAGGAAAGTTGCTAGTGGGGTCATCACCCCTGTTCATAGACCAAGAACCATGATAGCGATCGGTGGATAA
- a CDS encoding aminotransferase — MIPDPLDCQRDSFSLPRNLHYFNNAYLAPYSHKVTAAGTTAIQGFLDPSWIEPHHFFDEIREVRELFAQLVNATDPDRVSIIPAASYGIATVVRNLQIEPKQNIILAAEQFPSNVYSWRRLESQGIELRFVAPPKTPKRAESWSNRILESINNDTAVVTLGHVHWSDGSRFALKEIGIRAREVGAAFIIDGTQSVGALPFDIRALQPDALICAGYKWLMGPYGIGLAWYGSRFNDGIPLEESWIDRLGSEDFTNLVNYQDEYRPGSLRYDVGEPSNFILMPMLKAALKQIINWDPARIQTYAEVLTRDLFQEIESFGYTIEAKSWRGSHLTGLGLPPGIDPEHLRYCLSTRNVVLSFRGQSIRISTNVYNDEKDIEALGEALRAAL, encoded by the coding sequence ATGATACCTGACCCGCTAGATTGCCAGAGGGACTCTTTTTCCCTTCCTAGAAATTTGCACTACTTTAACAACGCCTACTTGGCGCCTTACTCACATAAAGTCACGGCGGCAGGTACCACCGCTATCCAAGGTTTTCTGGACCCCAGTTGGATCGAACCGCACCACTTTTTTGACGAGATTCGTGAGGTCCGAGAACTATTCGCGCAATTAGTCAATGCGACAGACCCTGATCGGGTGTCTATAATCCCAGCAGCTTCTTATGGAATAGCAACAGTTGTTCGCAACCTACAAATAGAACCTAAACAGAACATAATCCTCGCAGCAGAACAGTTTCCAAGCAACGTTTACTCTTGGCGCCGCCTGGAATCACAAGGAATCGAATTACGCTTTGTCGCTCCACCTAAAACACCTAAGCGAGCAGAGTCATGGAGTAATCGAATTCTTGAATCTATTAACAATGACACTGCAGTTGTAACACTGGGTCATGTTCATTGGTCTGATGGCTCCCGATTTGCTCTTAAAGAGATCGGGATAAGAGCGCGGGAAGTTGGTGCAGCTTTCATCATCGACGGTACCCAATCCGTAGGGGCTCTACCCTTTGACATTAGGGCACTACAACCTGACGCTCTCATTTGTGCAGGTTATAAGTGGCTCATGGGTCCTTACGGCATCGGCCTTGCCTGGTATGGGTCGCGTTTCAATGACGGCATTCCTCTCGAAGAAAGCTGGATTGACCGGCTGGGTAGCGAGGACTTCACAAATCTAGTCAACTATCAGGATGAGTACCGACCGGGCTCCCTACGCTACGACGTAGGTGAACCTAGCAACTTCATTCTTATGCCAATGCTCAAAGCTGCACTTAAGCAAATAATTAATTGGGATCCCGCTAGAATCCAAACTTACGCTGAGGTATTGACCCGCGACTTATTCCAAGAAATTGAAAGTTTCGGATACACAATAGAGGCTAAGTCTTGGCGTGGTTCCCATCTTACTGGACTGGGCCTACCGCCTGGAATCGATCCGGAACATTTACGATATTGCCTTTCAACGAGAAACGTTGTTTTATCTTTCAGAGGACAATCAATTCGGATTTCCACAAATGTATACAACGACGAGAAAGATATTGAGGCGCTTGGAGAAGCTCTAAGAGCCGCCCTCTAG
- a CDS encoding transporter, whose amino-acid sequence MSALYYFRFLIIGCFFGFVLVKAEVVSWYRIQEMFRFHSFHMFGVIGSVIIVGMISVYLLRRLGTQSLAKERITVQRYPATYFRYAIGGSVFGIGWALTGACPGPILALIGGGMTAFLIVLVAAILGTWVYGWLKPKLPH is encoded by the coding sequence ATGTCGGCACTTTACTACTTTCGCTTCCTTATAATCGGTTGTTTTTTTGGGTTTGTCCTCGTCAAGGCTGAGGTCGTATCCTGGTACCGAATTCAGGAAATGTTCCGATTCCACTCGTTTCATATGTTTGGCGTGATCGGTAGCGTGATAATCGTCGGCATGATTTCGGTATATCTATTACGTAGGTTAGGTACCCAATCCCTTGCAAAAGAGAGGATTACCGTTCAGCGTTACCCTGCCACCTATTTCCGTTATGCCATAGGCGGTAGTGTGTTTGGGATTGGTTGGGCTTTGACTGGTGCTTGCCCTGGGCCCATACTTGCTCTTATTGGTGGAGGTATGACGGCTTTCCTTATTGTCTTAGTCGCCGCGATTCTTGGAACCTGGGTATATGGATGGTTGAAACCTAAATTGCCACATTAA
- a CDS encoding YeeE/YedE family protein, producing MFEFLRQPWPWYIAGPIIGLIVPLLLILDNKHFGISSNFKHLCAAIMPGDLPYFRYEWRRESWNLVFALGIVIGGFLGGILIANSDSLIVAESTRKALTTLGISVDGGLAPNTIFSWGGLFTLKGFLLMVFGGFLVGFGTRYAGGCTSGHAITGLSQIQLPSLIAVVGFFVGGLVSTHIVLPLIFAL from the coding sequence ATATTCGAATTCTTGAGACAACCGTGGCCTTGGTATATAGCAGGGCCAATTATCGGTCTAATAGTACCGCTGTTACTGATCCTTGATAATAAGCACTTTGGTATCTCGTCTAACTTTAAGCATCTGTGTGCAGCCATTATGCCCGGTGACCTACCCTACTTTCGATATGAGTGGAGAAGAGAATCTTGGAATCTTGTCTTTGCGCTTGGGATAGTAATCGGCGGCTTCTTGGGTGGGATTTTGATTGCTAATTCAGACTCACTGATAGTGGCTGAGTCGACGCGAAAAGCCTTAACTACTCTCGGTATAAGTGTAGATGGTGGATTGGCTCCCAATACTATTTTCAGTTGGGGTGGTTTATTTACCTTAAAGGGTTTTTTACTGATGGTCTTCGGTGGTTTTCTTGTAGGGTTTGGGACCCGTTATGCGGGGGGATGTACTTCGGGTCATGCGATTACTGGTTTATCGCAAATTCAATTGCCATCGCTGATTGCTGTCGTTGGGTTTTTCGTGGGTGGACTGGTAAGCACTCACATTGTACTTCCATTAATTTTCGCTCTGTAA
- a CDS encoding penicillin-binding protein, which produces MIARTRILLAIMLTILSIFVGRLIYLQLAQAEAFDRLSVANFLEERRISPLRGRILARDGTIIADSRVAYDLMYLGGDLYHSTRLGALLDIQIVSSEPDPTLFEDRRQVIVLAWNIEDPLVAAVEELVAGQENLYLRKRIERVYPTNLAAQVIGYTTAADPERFPGYVNEELVGVMGIEAGLEANLFGTPGLRRVELNNRRSILRTQVVLPAVPGADITLTIDPTLQRIAEDVLIGALNYINSDRELVGLPFVDTVRGALIALDPRSGEILAMASSPSFDQNLFTKRPIESQTIDPVLRDKENVPLSNRAVQAYAPASTFKVVAGSALLEHGYVGPNTVFPCSPRLSLGGRTWENWAAYHKGGYTVREALADSCNTYFWHAAASTPEVLNGWGPFIEDLVDRAYQLGFGKPVGLGLDEEKAGRIPDRVWADQNYEYGWVPGFTLNTMIGQGDLLATPIQVVQMMATIAMDGWNVTPQLVFKVGERRIPAEAKVIPGRYWGTLQEGMRMMFTDYPARDLMGPKVFPISVAGKTGTAETSKGSDYTHAWFTGYGPIDDPDLALVVFIEHGGSGSRVAVPVARDFMTSYWGIEEVQSQ; this is translated from the coding sequence GTGATTGCCCGTACACGTATTTTGTTAGCCATTATGTTGACGATACTATCTATTTTTGTTGGGCGGCTTATTTATCTTCAGTTAGCGCAAGCGGAGGCCTTCGATCGGTTGAGTGTCGCCAACTTTTTGGAGGAGCGTCGTATTTCGCCTTTGCGGGGACGGATCTTGGCCCGAGACGGTACTATTATCGCAGACAGCAGAGTTGCCTATGATCTTATGTATCTGGGAGGGGATCTCTATCATTCGACCAGGCTAGGGGCTTTATTGGATATCCAGATTGTTTCTAGCGAACCTGATCCAACCTTGTTTGAAGATAGACGCCAGGTGATTGTTTTAGCATGGAATATAGAGGATCCTTTAGTAGCAGCCGTAGAAGAGCTAGTTGCGGGTCAAGAGAATCTCTATCTTAGAAAGCGTATAGAACGTGTTTATCCAACCAATTTAGCAGCCCAGGTAATTGGTTATACCACCGCTGCTGACCCCGAACGATTTCCCGGTTACGTGAATGAGGAGCTTGTCGGGGTTATGGGCATTGAGGCCGGGTTAGAGGCAAATCTGTTTGGGACACCTGGGCTACGTCGTGTTGAGTTAAATAACCGTCGGTCGATTCTCCGTACCCAGGTTGTATTACCGGCCGTACCTGGTGCAGACATTACTCTGACTATTGACCCAACGCTGCAGAGAATAGCCGAGGATGTTTTGATCGGAGCTCTGAACTATATTAATTCTGATCGTGAATTGGTGGGACTTCCTTTTGTCGATACTGTTCGGGGGGCTCTCATTGCGTTGGATCCGCGTTCCGGGGAAATTTTAGCAATGGCTAGTTCACCCAGTTTTGACCAGAATCTTTTTACTAAGCGTCCGATTGAATCTCAAACTATTGACCCAGTACTGCGAGACAAAGAGAATGTTCCGCTTAGTAATCGTGCGGTGCAAGCCTATGCCCCTGCTTCGACATTTAAGGTGGTGGCTGGTTCAGCTCTGCTAGAACATGGTTACGTAGGTCCAAATACCGTCTTTCCTTGTTCACCGCGTCTTTCGTTAGGTGGTCGGACATGGGAGAATTGGGCTGCATATCATAAGGGTGGCTACACGGTACGAGAGGCACTTGCTGACAGCTGTAATACCTATTTTTGGCACGCAGCAGCGAGTACTCCGGAAGTCCTAAACGGTTGGGGACCGTTTATAGAGGATCTTGTAGATCGTGCTTATCAACTAGGGTTTGGTAAACCTGTCGGTTTGGGCTTAGACGAGGAGAAAGCAGGTAGGATCCCGGACCGAGTTTGGGCAGATCAGAATTACGAGTACGGATGGGTACCGGGGTTTACATTGAATACCATGATTGGGCAAGGGGATTTGCTCGCTACACCGATACAGGTGGTTCAAATGATGGCGACAATAGCAATGGACGGTTGGAACGTGACTCCTCAGCTAGTTTTTAAGGTTGGCGAGAGACGTATTCCGGCAGAAGCTAAAGTAATACCGGGCCGTTACTGGGGCACCCTGCAAGAGGGGATGCGAATGATGTTTACTGATTATCCGGCAAGGGATTTGATGGGGCCTAAGGTCTTCCCGATTTCGGTTGCAGGTAAGACTGGCACTGCTGAGACTTCCAAAGGTAGTGATTATACTCACGCGTGGTTCACGGGCTATGGTCCTATTGATGACCCTGATCTGGCTCTAGTGGTGTTTATTGAGCATGGCGGTTCAGGGAGTCGTGTCGCAGTTCCAGTCGCGCGGGATTTTATGACATCCTATTGGGGTATAGAAGAAGTTCAATCTCAATAG
- a CDS encoding Rod shape-determining protein MreD: MRLALFYLLLLLAQGLFSALLAPWPPPDLFFVAVLTLLRRLPAWQVVLAAYGIGFFQDLIGHGILGFHAFGLAGASVGALFVRTRLTQSGIFERMVLVGVGLGGKWIALTVSMVWMTGTLDVLSSAIRVVPFDIGFSLGFSIWLLPLADILFRRASVMRKELM; the protein is encoded by the coding sequence ATGCGGCTGGCGTTGTTTTACCTCCTGCTGCTACTCGCGCAGGGTCTATTCTCTGCGCTACTTGCTCCGTGGCCTCCCCCAGACCTCTTTTTTGTTGCCGTCCTTACACTTCTCCGTCGATTGCCTGCTTGGCAGGTTGTCCTTGCGGCTTATGGGATTGGATTTTTTCAAGATTTGATTGGTCACGGTATTTTGGGCTTTCATGCTTTTGGTTTGGCAGGGGCATCGGTGGGCGCATTGTTTGTTAGAACTAGGTTGACGCAATCCGGCATCTTTGAACGAATGGTTCTTGTAGGGGTAGGACTTGGCGGGAAATGGATCGCACTAACAGTTTCAATGGTTTGGATGACAGGTACTTTGGATGTCTTGAGTAGTGCGATCCGGGTTGTGCCGTTTGACATTGGTTTTTCCCTCGGATTTAGCATTTGGTTGTTGCCGCTAGCTGACATTCTATTCAGGCGGGCCTCAGTAATGCGCAAGGAGCTCATGTGA